ggatgggccgctacttatgggacagtgctgtgtgcttgccccctgggctaaagtctgcagccctcccctggctacgGGAGGACTGCaaaatatttaaacctgtctttttcttttctattgcGTGTCCGATGCTGAATTAGTCGCCCAGTgtctagggagttggtctctgtttATATAGCATTAGGGTTACGAGAAAGTGTGTGGAACTGTGTGTTATCTGTTACTTTGCAATCCTGacagtaaaagcaaaaaaaagcaaaCGATCAAAGCAAgagggtgtttgtgtgtgccacaatatatatattaaataaataattatgtacacacactatatacaataTTCTTTACAAATCAGCGGAATATGTGGTACTATATACATAAAttacaataaatgataactaaatatattgtaattgtgcaattaaacaaaaatgttatttacaGGAAATATTGTCTCTTACACAAGATTCACGTGTCTCTACTTcgaatattaaaatatacaagttTTAAATGGGTTGccacaaaaatgtgccttttgtgtttaattatttattggaTATCTGTAAAGCATCAATTATCAATTTATACAATTAtgttgaaataggaagcaaagaTGCAATGATCACACTATTACAGAAGGCACTGATTGGTATAAAGGATGCAAAGTCCTTGACCttagagcttacaatttatatgCCAAACATTTCAGTTATATATTAGTACATTTTCAGCTTGAATTTTATAATATAACTAATGAAGTACTAATGACCTTATTTTACATGCCCTTTTGTGAGTCATTATCAGTAATTTAACTCCCATATAGTTATCCTTTATTTCCTCTAAGATCATTATTAGTTCCTGCTAAAATACTTGTTTACTCTGATCCTTAatctaaaataaacaaacaaaagccTTTTCCTTTATCCTGTGGAAAACTGTTTCATTTTCCCACCCACacctgttttttgttgttttataaaaCCTCCCTTACTTTGAGAGCCCTAAGAAACCAAATATTTCCATAGATTATGATATCACTGCATACATTGCTGTTTAATATCTGGAGATCCTCTATGGTAAATCCTGTGTCTACTACAGCCTCTCTTACAAAGTCTTCTTCGAATGTTAAGCTATGTAACTTGTGATCTCCAACTGAGAAATACTGTGAATTAAATCCTCCTAACAAGATTAGATGGCCGCCTACTTTGATCATGGAAGACAATTTTTTAAGGTTTCTGCGATAAGTATCTTTATCTTTGCTAATTTTTTGCAGTAAATACACACTCAGCAGACAGTCGGCTTTCTCCAGTACAAAGGGCTGAGTGGGGTTCTCTTGGCTAAGATCACATTTcataatttgtttcatttttCTTCTTAGAGTTTCTTCTTTTTCCATCCACTTTTCACTGAAAAAGATAATTGAAGAGTTAATGGATCATTTAATCTAAAATGCAACTTTCTTTATATAAATGAGTTGCTAATAACATTCACTAACCTACTGTATATGTAAAGGTTTGAGGGACCTATCAGAACTTCCTATGTACACCAGACATCTTGACAGTAAGAATATTATAGCATTCTGCAGGTAACCTTTTTGTGTCTGAGTGGTCTATTCGCCATTGGTGGGCGGTGGGCAGCAGTACTTAATCACTAATCACTGCAATGCAGAAAGATGTACCACTTCTATTCAATAACACACCCTCAGTGAAAAACACTCTCTGAAATAAACTTTTGTTTCATTGCATGAGGGACAGGCTCCATTGAGCAAACAGAGTTCACTTAATGCGCATGCGCCGATGTTTTGAcacgcatgcacagtaaaatcaaCTCTGGTCTAAGAAGGGGAGGAGAATACAGCCTGCGATCAGGATCCTCTCAAGCGGGACCGCACTCCATTGGAAAAGGTaagtaatgccatcctgagatggcattaagcTTTCAGTACCAGCACTGAAAAGCAAAGTTGGCTGCCTGTGAGATGGCAAATCTATTTCAAGATTAGCTTATTGACATTCAAATCCCCACACAACCAAGATCCTGGGTACTTGAAGCAACTTCAAATTCCCTAAACTCCCATTCGCTCACTTCCAGCCAAAGATGAAGGACTACTAACAGTTTCATAAATATCCCATAATTCATTTGGGGGGTCGCTCTTTTAGCGTTGCGGCTCCTCCTCTCTGGAACTCACTGCTTTGCACAGTCCACCAAGTCCTCACTCACACTTCAAAAACAGAATAAAGACTTTCTTGTTTACTGAAGCATTTAATTAATGcccaataatttataaaaacccCAAATGCTTAGCTCTCTTTTCTGCACTCTGCCAAACCTTTATATGCTTATTTTgtgttatgtgtttttttaatctgcatctgtatataaataaaatgattgttattattatttttattagtgtttgtAAAATAAATGCACCAGACCTCACTTTACTTTAAGTAACTAAAGAAGACCACGATACAATTTAGTTTACAAAAAAGCTAGAAAGTACAGCATTGATTAGATCTACATGTGACACTTCTAGTGCATTATTGttgtacatttacaaatgtttgcaaatgtgaACACACAAGTTGTTTTCATACTGCAGATTTCCTGCTCCGAGGATGCTAAGTACTAATTAATTTGATGAGAAGTCTAAGAAAATATCGGCACTTAATAATACCTTAGACATGGGTGAATTAAATGGATTGTTTCTGACTTGGGTTTCTACATCATTTAAGGCTGTGACCTGCAATTACACTGTACATTGATTTTAAGCTATGCTACATGATGATGATTTTTGGCACACGTATCACATGGTTATCCTggttatacagtacagtatacaacTGTTGCTACACATTTGGACTGCAATAAAACTGCCTATTTCAGCATGCAATGGGAACTATTGATTTATTTAGCATGTTCCTGATTAATACTATAAATATGTTGTAACTCGACCTTCTCCCTGGTAGTCTTTCAGTGAGGTTTATTCAGCTGTTGTGTATGACAGTCACCTTATGATGATTAAGATAATAATGTCTGATTTTAATGCAATCATTCTACCAACCCGAGCACTAtagagcagagccgtaacgagggtggtgcggccggtgcgaccgcccagggcgcaaagccaagggggcgcaaCGGCCCCTCGCAACTTGTACTGTGCAGCTAGCCATGTCTCCCTCTCCAAATCGCCCCACTCTCCTCCATTTTTCTATACGATTTTCCGCATGCTGCCTGTTCCTGTATAGAGGCAGCATGCGACCACTCTGATtatacagggggcgtggcctcttcatgtgcacactgcacaggctcgccccctgacctctctgctcctGGTCACATGATGTACAGGTCCTGCTGCCTGCACTGCACAGATTCCCTTGACTTTCTGCTGTCGGTAAGTAAACTTATACCCCTCCTCCCTCACTCCCCaccgtgtttctgtctgcctgtctcttctcccctcttgtgttttcctctatgtctgctattttgtatgtgtggttcTGCTccccctgtctgtgtctgtgcatctctgtgtCAGTCTGTCTCATTTTTACCCCCACtttgtgtctgtgtttatttttgttgaactctgtgtcctgcagttttgtatgtgtgtctgtgcatctcttaACCCcactttgtgtttgtttttaattttgtgcaactctgtctccccctgtgttactTTGTCCACCCTTTCGTTTTATCTATCTCCCCACCTTCTTCTACCATTTGCCCCAACACTCACTTTTCCCCTGTGCCCCTCACAGCTACCCCTTCTTTTCCctacttaccttcttcctcctcATCTGATGTCGATGGAGTCCTGGTGGCTGCTGATTGGAAGAGCTGCGGACAAACTTGAGTATAGCAGGTAAGCACAACCTTCTTATTTAAATCATTTTGGGTTTTTTCTTGTCTTGTTTACAAAACAAGAAaaagttacaaacccaatttgtataacaaataatacaaattGGGTTTGTAACTAGGGCAGTGTGACCTCCCAGTTCGCAATGCCGAGctttcattatggcagggagagaCCACCAACACCTACCAAGATAGGAAGGGGGCGCCAGtgctctttctcgcccagggcactaaaatttctagttacggctctgctataGAGCATAGGCTACTTTCCTCTATAACAGGGACACCATCCCCAGACTGCTCAGCACAGGTCTAGTCTCTCTATGAAGTGTCAGATGGGGTACCCCGAAAAGGTACTTTCCTCCCAGAGGCTTCCAGTCCCATGCTGAATAGAACCAGAACTCTATTTCTTCCTGCTATAAAACCAGCATGGTTGAGGGCGTTGGGTGGAGGGAGCTgactggttttaaaaaaaatatgtatatatcttgTATAGTGCACTATGTAAGGGAAGTGTTTTTCTTAGTAAAAGCGTAGGATGAACCCCCAGATATCTTTGAGATGATATAGAATTTAAGTCATTTTGCAGAGGCCGAATGGTTGGGCTTGGCAAGTAACACCCCTATAAATGCACCATCTCTACCCTTATTACACTTCAATAATCACACTATGCATATCATTTCTGTAACTATGGGATGGCTAATTTtttgaaatttatttaaaatattttttatataatctattttaAAACAAAGCAGAAATATGATATGGATTGTTCTTTACATGTTATAATAAAGCATTCAGTTGTCTGTACATTAACATGTGACCTAATCTGAGAGTGACACTAATTTACCTGTTGCCTTCCATTTCCGGAAAAACCTCAGAGAGATGAGACCAGTCAAAAGCTTCCTCTTCTTTATTTATCCAGCTCTCCAGCTCTTTAATGCAGAAATCATTTGTTTCTAGAACAGTGATAGCCTTGAAAACGTCACAGATTGGCAACAGGTGGAAAATGATGGGTCCGATAGAAAAGTCAATCAATAGTCCACCTCTAAAAGTACCTGTGAAAGCAAAAAAATTCAAAcatcaatataaaaacataaaggtaaaattttattgagtcttaattttaaaatgtttgttttttaatttctggTAGCTGTACAAGAGAAAATATAGAtagtacagtcaagtccataaatgtTGGGAcataattctcatattttgggttctatacaccaccacaatggatttgaaatgaaactaacaagatgtgcttttactacagactttcagctttaactTGAGGGTATtttcatccaaatcaggtgaacagtgtagaaattacaacggtttctatatgtgcctcccacttttcaagggaccaaaagtaatgggacaaactaaacaatcctacatcaaacgtTCActtattaatactttgttgcaaatcctttgcagtcaattacagcctgaactctggaacgcatagacatcaccagacgctgggtttcatccctggtgatgctctgccaggcctctaccaAAGGGGGCGTCTATATTCTTTGTCTATCCATGAGACCCAGGCCATGGAGCAGTATGTGgaagaaaacctgcaaaaaggatTTATCCGCATTTCAAAATCTTCCGTAGAAGCTGGTTGCTTCTTCGTgtccaaaaaagatggcagccttaggccttgcatagattttcgtggttTGATTAAAATCACGGTTAAGAACACGTATCCTCTGCCGTTAATTTCTGTCTTATTTGACCAGCTTAAAGCAGCCACCATTTTTttgaagattgacctcagaggtgcCTACAATCTTATACGTATTTAAAAGGGTAATGAGTGGAAAATGGCTTTCAACACTCAGTCAGGACAATATGAGTATCTTGTTATGCCGTTCGGTTTATGTAAtgctccggcagtcttccaagacctcATCAATGATGTTTTACGGGAATTCCTTGGAAAAACAGTTGTCGTCTATCTGTATGATATTCTAATTTATTCATAATCCTTGTcccagcaccgtcagcatgttcccGAGGTTCTGCAGAAATTATGTGAACATCACCTCTATGCAAAACTGGAGAAGTGTGAGTACGAGGTTTCCAGGGTGGCcttcctggggtacatcatctggtttcgctatggatcccagtaaggttCAGGCAATTCAGGACTGGGTCCTTCCTACTAATTTGAAGGCGATTCAGatattccttggcttcgccaattactatagaagaTTTATATGCTCATTCTCCTccttagtggctcctatcactgccctcaccctGAAAGGCGCTAACACAGCTGAGTGGTCCCCGGAAGCATTGGCAAGTTTGTCAGCCATCAAAGTCACCTTCATTTCTGCACCAgttcttagacacccagatccggAACTCCCGTTTATCGTGGAGGTAGATGCTTCAGATGTTGGGGGAggtgccattctctcccaaaaGGATCCTCAGAGTAAGAAATTGCATCCCTGTGCTTACCTTTCCAGAAAATTTTAGCCTGCTGAAATCAATTAAGACGTTggaaatcgtgaattgttggccatcaagtgggcctttgaagagtggcGCACTGGTTAGAGGGAGCAACCCATGTCGTTacaatcttcactgaccacaaaaacctccaGTATATTCAGACCGCGAAAGCCTTGAATCCCAGGCATGCCCactgggctttgttttttactCGGTTTAATTTCATTATCACTTTACCATCTAGGTTCAAAAAACACCAAAGCCGATTCATTTTCCCGACGTTTCATGGCatgtcatcctcagtctcctgatctGCAACTTATTGTTCCCTTGTCCTCCATCCATGTCGCCCTATctcaggatcttggggccacTCTTCGCCAGTTCCaaaaaattgctccagctcagactcctgctaataaattatttgttctaGTCCATCTCCGAAAGTCAGTCCTCATGAAATGCCATGACAATCGGTCGACAGGTCATCCAGGAGTCTATAAAACCATCAAAGCTCTATCTTTGCTGGGTTTGGTGGCCTACTTTATCTTCGGATACAGTAAATTATGCTTGCCCGGAATGTGCTAGAAACAAGTCCtctaggaaccgtccttctggtcaATTGATGCCCTTAATAATCCcaggtaaaccttggacacatctctcGATGGAATTCATAGTCGATCTTCCATGCTCCTCTggtcataacaccatctgggtggtcgttGATCGTTTTAGCAAAATGGCCTACTTTGTACCGTTTCCCAAGTTACCGGATGCAAAACTCTTGGCCACGTTGTTCATATCACACATTTTCCGTCTCCACGGTCTCCCGGAAGAAATTATCTCGGATCAAGGGTCCCAGTTTATAGCTCAGTTTTGGAGGGTCTTCTGCAATTCGCTTGGAATTAAAGTCAGCCTGTCATCTGCTTACCACCCACAatcgaatggtcagacagaaagaactAACCAAACTCTAGAACAATTTCTGCGCATTTATGTATCCAAATGTCATGACAACTTGTCCTCTCTGTTACCGTGGGCAGAGTTTGCATATAATAATTCCTGCCATTCTGCAACTGGCACATCCCCTTTATTCTGTAACTTTGGGTTCCATCTAAAAGCAAACTCTTTTTCCTTTGTCGGTGATGCCGGGACTTCTGCCTTTACATCTTGGCTAAAGTCCATTCGGAAAAAAGTACATTCAGGTGATCGAATCTGGCTGTCCACTCAGAACTCAGAACATCAGATTGAGGCAACCATGTAAGAAACTAGGACCTCGATTTATTGGACCTTTTACCATTGAGAAGAAAATTAATCCTGTGGCTTGACTTAAACTTCCACCATCCTAAAAATTCCTAGCACCTTCCATTGCTCTCTTCTGAAGAAGGCGGATCCTCCCAGCAAGTTCAATTGTCCCTCTTCAAATAAGCCTCGGCCTCTTCTTGTAACTGGAGACCATGGGTTCAttgtggaaaaaattcttgactcAAAAAAGGTTCAAGGTCGGATCCAGTTTCTGGTGCATTGGAGGGGTTACTGGCAGAAGCCGCTGCGGCTgcgggcaccgccacgactcactGCCCCTGGTcactggcgtcccggccgtctacACACcctggttgcctaggcaacaacccgGATGCTTGCTACTCCCTGCCGGGCTGTTTAGTATCAGCTTTCTAGGGCTGATTATTTTCCCAGGTTTTTGCAGCCACCAGGCTGATTATTATTAGCTGGGTACCTTGTATCCTCattggccaccagcacttctAATATATTAGGCTACTCCTGGGGATACTTGCATGGCTTTGCCCTTATTGGCTGTTAgtaatatttaaggcagtgaagactgagcctcactgccggttatagcgtactgttccagtttgctacctgcttctatgctgtgttggtgtttaaccttggattgctttgccgtgtatgacctctgcctgttcctggactctgaacctttgcctgtttccctgaccttctgccagtacccggactctgaacctttgcctgtgaccctgaccttctgtctgtacccggactctgaacctttgcctgtggtcctgacccagcttgtaccagccgtctccacctgtgctctgtcaAGCCAGTCAAACACTATCAtatctgtccagtccgcagaccacTGGCCTATCGTTaatccgtgtattacctcctgtacctgagcGCTACCGTGTggccataaacttgtactacactaagtgtaagtcctgggggcatccgagtacctgtgagcataaccagtctctacgggaaaggtggctgctataggtgaagacctcttctgctaagttctacaagtttatgccgcactggttgcaaTAACACAATGTTATGACCTCTTGCCAAtgtctctttaatacatttaaatccttTTCAAGTGTCCCACAGCAACCCCTCCGAACATCATCACTTCCCCAGATCTTGCTTCTAACTTTAATATTAACCAGGTTTGAGTAAAAAATGGAGTCCTCTTCCCCGAGCAATAGCCTGCTCATTTCCTATCTTGTACGCTCCTGCATCTTCTCTTTGTTTGATCCCACACATAACAGTGAAGTCTCAAACCATTTATCCTCCTATTCTATCTCCTGTCCACTTATACTCTTACAAATCAGTTGATCGCTATCTCTTGTTCTCATCTCAAACTTTATTAACTTCTGTAATCTCTCCTTCTCCACTCATATCTTTCCATCATAATTCAAGCATGTGGTTATAACTTTTAGGCTGGGTgcacattacaggtttttcagccgactatTGGTTCAATCTAGCGATAAACGACAATTTgggccaatatcgcattagtgtatatAGTTGATTGACAGTCGTTCCAGAGTACCGAtcgttgtttcatttgattgttcaacagaacaataaatattgttccaaccgccttccgatcctgcagtgtgtatgcactgatacgactgtctgcccagagagagtGTTAGAAACCTTCCcctgtgtctgtgttgttaaatgtagagagtgctgtaggtggacTAATTCATccgttcattctgagactgaatattttgtttcagagtcacagaagctaacggaaTTTAAAATGACATTGGGAAAAAGTCAAAGCTTATTTTCTGACAGGGAGTGAAGtattgaatgaatattgtgctttcATTCTTTAAAGAACTGCAATGCtctaggaccagatgaagagcacagttctgaaggtaaatcgtgtatagtgtgtacgcatgtatcggcagactgattggaacttcagtggtttgtaaaatcgttagtgataGCAAATTGATAGAAAGTGtttctagtgtgtacccagcattattGTGAAAAAAGCTAATTCTGTCACAAAACTCCCTTAGATTACCATCAATCTCTCTGCTACAATGACCCTACAAGCTTTTTTGATAGACTTGCTTTCACTTGCCTACCAGGCATCCTGTCTTCACACTACCTATTGGATCCTCTACAGACAGGCTTTAGTTCGCAAAACTCCAGAGTCTACACTGACTGAGGTGGTCAataatttgatcactgctaaatccaaAGGacattactcacttctaattctccttgatctctctgctgcatttgatacaGTTGACCACTCATTTCTTAAACAAACACCACCTTCCCTAGGTCCTCAGGACACTGTACTAAATTTCGGTTATCATCTCTCTTATCAAATCAATCCTTCAATGTATTAGTTGGAGcataaggctcagtcctaggccctctgctcttctcctgtACTGAAACAACTTTTCTAGGAAAAGAAAATaagctctatttttattttagtgtcAAATCCATCGCTCAACAGAAGCTACTTAACTGACATCTCGTATTTCTGTTGACAGCTCAGCTATATTCCCCACCACTCAATCTCACTGCCTAGGTATCATCCTTGTCACTGGAAGGCTTGGATTGAGGTGCTGCAAAAATGAGGTCACACAGCACTGTGATCTCAACCTTTCAGTACTGGGACCTACATCGTCATGGGATCCAATGCAGGCAAGGCCACTTCTTGCTGCCATTCACCGTACATATACTAAGGAAaagagaacagtgaggaggagagAAGGACAGTACATCCTCTTAATTGGTGGGCAGAGAGGATGGAAGTGTGTAACAATAATAAGACTGACTCAGAAATAGATTAGCAACCATGGTCACATTTTCTGCTTACTCTGCCAACACTATGCCCCTGCCCTTGTATCTCAAAAATATGACCTTCCATTACACACTGCCGACATACTGACAATTGCCAATTCATACACTTACCTGAAGCTTGCAGTTTCTGAAGCTCTTTCATAGGAAATACTACCATCTCCTCAAGCAGTGTCCTTTCAGTAGTTGGTGAACAATATGTACCGAGAATATCTTTTGCGTCAAACTCATGTACATGATAGTACTTAAGACAGCTGGGGTCCATCCTGACACTGCCGAGTCTTATGATAATAATTTCACTGAACAGCAGGTATAAATACACCTGAATATGAGCAGACCTTAAACATAATGAGATACAAGTAAATATAACTTTAGTCACAAGTTAGTCACAGGTAAATTGCATTTTGCTATAGGCATGtgaaactatttatttatttagaggaTAGCTACAGTGCCAGGGGTAAACTGATAATATTAAATATCTATCTTGTGTTTGGGTTACACTCTGCTGTGGATTTGTACCAGTTCCTCTGTATGTGCAAGCAACATGATGACATGTGATATTGGCAGTTCTCgttataatgtaaaatattgtcttcacataaaacatcaaataaaactGTGTttaggaggtaaatttatcaagctgcgagtttccggtgagtttgaaaaggggagatggtGCTTATAGCAGCCagtcggattctagctgtcatttatctagtacattctacaaaatgataggttgaatttgatgggttgctacaggcaacgtctccacttttcaaacccaccggaaacttgcC
Above is a genomic segment from Mixophyes fleayi isolate aMixFle1 chromosome 11, aMixFle1.hap1, whole genome shotgun sequence containing:
- the LOC142107796 gene encoding nicotinamide N-methyltransferase-like; protein product: MDPSCLKYYHVHEFDAKDILGTYCSPTTERTLLEEMVVFPMKELQKLQASGTFRGGLLIDFSIGPIIFHLLPICDVFKAITVLETNDFCIKELESWINKEEEAFDWSHLSEVFPEMEGNSEKWMEKEETLRRKMKQIMKCDLSQENPTQPFVLEKADCLLSVYLLQKISKDKDTYRRNLKKLSSMIKVGGHLILLGGFNSQYFSVGDHKLHSLTFEEDFVREAVVDTGFTIEDLQILNSNVCSDIIIYGNIWFLRALKVREVL